The Thermosynechococcus sp. genome has a segment encoding these proteins:
- the glmU gene encoding bifunctional UDP-N-acetylglucosamine diphosphorylase/glucosamine-1-phosphate N-acetyltransferase GlmU produces MVIVAVLAAGRGTRMKSSLPKVLHPLGGRSLVGWVLHQVQSLQPQRQFVIIGYGGDAVRAALADRPDVEFVEQREQLGTGHAVQQLLPYLKDYEGHLLVLNGDVPLLRGQTLAHLLAVHQKHNNAATILTAQIPNPQGYGRVICDSQNMLKQIIEDRDCTTAQKQNRRINAGVYCFHWPQLAAVLPHLQSNNDQQEYYLTDAVNALSPVMAVDVEDYEEILGVNDRVQLATAYQVLQNRIKKAWMQAGVTLIDPASITIEDTVELAPDVVIEPQTHLRGQTRIGSGSIIGPGTLIENSVIGERVTARYAVISDSEIGEDTQVGPFAHIRQQSVVADHCRIGNFVELKKAQLGSDTKASHLSYLGDATLGDRVNIGAGTITANYDGVRKHPTHIGSGTKTGANTVLVAPVTLGENVTVAAGSTVTEDVPDNALVIARCRQVVKPNWEPKA; encoded by the coding sequence ATGGTCATTGTGGCAGTCTTAGCGGCAGGACGAGGCACACGGATGAAATCCTCACTGCCAAAAGTTCTCCATCCCCTAGGTGGGCGATCGCTGGTGGGCTGGGTTTTGCACCAAGTTCAATCGCTGCAACCGCAACGGCAGTTTGTGATCATTGGCTATGGGGGAGACGCTGTCCGTGCTGCTTTAGCGGATCGGCCCGACGTGGAATTTGTCGAACAGCGGGAACAGTTGGGAACAGGTCATGCTGTGCAGCAGCTTTTGCCCTACCTCAAGGACTATGAAGGCCATCTTTTGGTGCTCAATGGCGATGTGCCCCTATTGCGTGGCCAAACACTGGCACACTTGCTTGCAGTTCACCAGAAACACAACAATGCGGCCACCATTTTAACGGCACAAATTCCCAACCCCCAAGGCTATGGCCGCGTGATTTGCGACAGTCAGAATATGCTGAAGCAAATTATTGAGGATCGTGACTGCACCACCGCCCAAAAGCAAAACCGCCGCATTAATGCTGGGGTGTATTGTTTCCATTGGCCCCAACTCGCTGCTGTGTTGCCCCATCTCCAGTCCAATAATGATCAGCAGGAATACTACCTCACCGATGCCGTCAATGCCCTAAGTCCCGTGATGGCGGTGGACGTGGAAGACTATGAGGAGATTTTGGGCGTCAACGATCGCGTGCAGTTGGCAACAGCCTATCAAGTGCTCCAAAATCGAATCAAAAAAGCTTGGATGCAAGCGGGGGTGACCCTAATTGATCCGGCCAGTATCACGATTGAGGATACCGTTGAGCTCGCACCGGATGTGGTGATTGAACCCCAAACTCACCTGCGCGGCCAAACCCGTATTGGCAGTGGCAGCATTATTGGCCCTGGCACCTTGATTGAAAATAGTGTCATTGGCGAACGGGTAACCGCTCGCTATGCGGTGATTAGCGACAGTGAGATTGGCGAGGATACCCAAGTGGGGCCTTTTGCCCACATCCGCCAGCAAAGCGTGGTTGCCGATCACTGTCGCATTGGCAATTTTGTGGAGCTCAAAAAAGCGCAGTTGGGCAGTGACACCAAGGCGTCCCATTTGTCCTATCTGGGGGATGCCACCTTGGGCGATCGCGTCAATATCGGGGCAGGCACAATCACCGCCAACTACGATGGTGTCCGCAAACACCCCACCCATATTGGTAGCGGCACCAAGACAGGGGCTAACACTGTTTTAGTGGCGCCCGTGACCCTTGGTGAGAATGTCACAGTAGCGGCGGGTTCGACAGTGACAGAAGATGTACCGGATAACGCCCTTGTCATTGCCCGCTGTCGTCAAGTGGTCAAACCCAACTGGGAACCCAAAGCTTAG
- a CDS encoding HpsJ family protein → MTASKSTKRPVPLAAQFLKLVGMILLLTFLVEWGILFITPQFNNSQWQLTVVNQFIERGATPLIGFVFIYTGFWIQAVSGSATQPEPGEPALKDWRFWVFVLSSLLGLLCLLGIPLYLSITGQITEQAVNQINQEAAQAEIRVEQEQQQIKQLASSGQLQQLLKSNQLPPDQRAILEQLQKDPQALEKQAGQARERIRTQQQEAVNRAQQEAFLNRLRVGIRSFLLAVGFITIGWSGLREHR, encoded by the coding sequence ATGACCGCTTCAAAATCAACCAAGCGACCTGTCCCCTTGGCGGCTCAGTTCCTAAAACTGGTGGGAATGATCCTACTCCTCACCTTTTTGGTCGAGTGGGGTATTCTCTTTATTACTCCCCAGTTCAATAACAGCCAGTGGCAACTCACGGTTGTCAACCAATTCATTGAGCGCGGCGCCACCCCCTTGATTGGCTTTGTCTTTATCTACACTGGCTTTTGGATTCAAGCGGTCTCTGGGAGTGCTACGCAGCCGGAGCCCGGGGAACCTGCCCTGAAGGATTGGCGATTTTGGGTCTTTGTCCTCTCCAGTTTGCTGGGATTGCTGTGCCTGCTGGGGATTCCTCTCTACCTATCCATTACAGGCCAAATTACGGAACAGGCGGTCAACCAAATCAATCAAGAGGCGGCACAGGCAGAAATTCGGGTGGAGCAGGAACAGCAGCAAATCAAACAACTGGCCAGTAGCGGTCAATTGCAGCAACTCCTGAAAAGCAATCAACTGCCCCCCGATCAACGGGCAATTCTTGAGCAGTTACAAAAAGACCCCCAAGCCCTCGAGAAACAAGCGGGTCAGGCACGGGAGCGCATCCGCACTCAACAACAGGAGGCGGTCAATCGGGCGCAACAGGAAGCTTTTTTGAATCGTCTAAGGGTAGGCATTCGTAGTTTTCTCTTGGCAGTGGGCTTTATTACCATTGGTTGGAGTGGTCTGCGCGAGCACCGCTAG
- a CDS encoding SpoIID/LytB domain-containing protein — protein MVYLIVRWRLLSQSVGLGCLISLLLPLTAAAVELRVAVLERVHQVTMGSSTPAQLRDEAGRVLTVAPQQRITAVLTGAGVQAGGVRGRQVFLEPRDNGLVRVGDRWYRGRLQLVSTNEGILAINLVDLEEYLPSVVGKEMYPSWPLEALKAQAVASRSFVLFRRDRERRRPGSLFDVGATVTHQVYGGVSSETASTLAAVAATRGQVLTYNGRIIEALFHASSGGHTENSEDVWQTVIPYLRGTPDFDQVFPNFQWTVRFTAAQLQQRLPGIGSIVALRPLQLTPQGRILSMQILGTAGSRTISGSELRRVLGLRSTLLTIRPEYGNVASQRAQSVPVAFTITGRGHGHGLGMSQWGAYGMALQGYTYDQILGHYYQGVTLSVLDTTQR, from the coding sequence ATGGTTTACCTCATCGTGCGTTGGCGCCTTCTGTCGCAGTCGGTGGGTCTTGGCTGTTTGATCAGCTTGCTCCTACCACTGACGGCCGCAGCAGTGGAATTGCGGGTTGCGGTTTTGGAGCGGGTGCATCAAGTAACAATGGGTAGCTCCACCCCAGCGCAATTGCGGGATGAGGCGGGTCGGGTCCTGACAGTGGCACCGCAGCAGCGTATTACCGCCGTCCTCACAGGGGCTGGCGTACAAGCAGGGGGTGTGCGTGGCCGGCAAGTTTTCCTCGAACCTCGAGACAATGGCCTCGTGCGAGTGGGCGATCGCTGGTATCGCGGGCGGTTGCAATTGGTGAGTACCAATGAGGGGATTCTCGCCATCAACCTTGTGGATTTAGAGGAGTATCTGCCCAGTGTAGTGGGTAAGGAAATGTATCCCTCCTGGCCGCTAGAAGCCCTCAAAGCCCAAGCAGTGGCCTCCCGTTCTTTTGTTCTCTTTCGGCGCGATCGCGAACGCCGTCGGCCGGGCAGCCTTTTTGATGTCGGTGCCACCGTTACTCATCAGGTGTATGGGGGGGTAAGTTCAGAAACCGCCAGTACCCTAGCCGCCGTTGCCGCTACCCGCGGTCAAGTGCTGACCTACAATGGCCGAATTATTGAAGCGCTCTTTCATGCCTCCTCTGGCGGGCACACAGAAAATTCAGAAGACGTTTGGCAAACGGTGATTCCCTACCTGCGCGGTACCCCTGACTTTGACCAAGTCTTCCCCAACTTTCAATGGACGGTTCGTTTTACAGCCGCACAACTGCAACAACGCCTCCCCGGTATTGGTTCAATTGTTGCTTTGCGCCCGCTGCAGCTGACGCCCCAAGGCCGGATTCTGTCAATGCAAATTCTCGGTACTGCTGGCAGCCGCACTATTTCCGGCAGTGAACTCCGGCGCGTGTTGGGACTGCGCAGTACCCTACTGACGATTAGGCCAGAATATGGCAATGTGGCCAGTCAAAGGGCTCAAAGTGTGCCAGTGGCCTTTACAATTACTGGACGGGGTCACGGCCATGGCCTGGGCATGAGTCAATGGGGTGCCTACGGTATGGCATTGCAGGGTTACACCTACGACCAAATTTTGGGGCATTATTACCAAGGCGTTACATTGAGTGTATTGGACACAACTCAGCGTTGA
- a CDS encoding histidine phosphatase family protein: protein MVLTLYFLRHGQTSFSRANAYCGELDPPLTDAGLAMAEAFAEHYAQLPWQAVFVSPMVRTRTTAQPLCDRLGLQMQIRDGLREIHYGQWEGLSPQEVNAKFHDDYVRWLADPGWNAPTGGERGIDIYHRSNAVLLEIEREYPDGNVLLVSHKATIRIMLCGLLGIDVGRFRDRLAAPVASVSIVEYTSRGPLLLALAERSHLSPELRQLPGT, encoded by the coding sequence GTGGTCTTAACACTCTATTTCTTGCGCCATGGGCAAACTAGCTTTAGTCGCGCCAATGCCTACTGTGGAGAACTGGATCCACCCTTGACGGATGCTGGCCTAGCAATGGCTGAAGCTTTTGCTGAGCACTATGCCCAGTTGCCTTGGCAGGCAGTCTTTGTCAGCCCAATGGTGCGAACTCGAACCACAGCACAGCCCCTGTGCGATCGCCTGGGTCTCCAGATGCAGATCCGCGACGGTCTGCGGGAAATTCACTATGGTCAGTGGGAAGGCCTCTCCCCCCAAGAGGTAAATGCCAAGTTTCACGATGACTATGTGCGCTGGCTGGCGGATCCGGGCTGGAATGCCCCCACGGGCGGTGAGCGGGGGATTGACATCTACCACCGCAGTAATGCCGTCCTCTTAGAAATTGAACGGGAGTATCCCGACGGCAATGTGCTGCTTGTTTCCCACAAAGCCACCATTCGGATTATGCTCTGTGGTCTGCTTGGGATTGATGTGGGACGGTTTCGCGATCGCCTTGCTGCCCCAGTGGCCAGTGTCAGTATTGTGGAATATACCTCCCGTGGACCACTGCTCCTTGCCCTGGCGGAGCGATCGCACCTGAGTCCAGAGTTGCGCCAGTTGCCGGGCACCTAA
- the frr gene encoding ribosome recycling factor → MKLADVEERMQKSVEATQHDFNSIRTGRANAALLDRVMVDYYGTETPLRSLANISTPDATTILIQPYDRSTLASIEKAIQLSDLGLTPNNDGSSVRLNIPPLTTERRKELVKTAAKIAEGGKVAIRNIRRDAIDHIKKAGKAGELTEDEVKDLQEKVQKLTDKYIGKIDALLAEKEKDIMTV, encoded by the coding sequence GTGAAATTAGCTGATGTCGAAGAGCGGATGCAAAAATCGGTTGAAGCAACCCAGCATGACTTCAATAGCATTCGCACGGGTCGCGCCAACGCGGCGTTATTAGACCGGGTCATGGTGGACTACTACGGCACTGAAACTCCCCTGCGCTCCTTGGCCAATATCTCCACCCCCGATGCGACCACGATTTTGATTCAGCCCTACGATCGCTCCACATTGGCCAGCATTGAAAAAGCCATTCAACTCTCTGACTTGGGGTTGACGCCCAACAATGATGGCTCTAGCGTCCGCCTCAACATTCCCCCCTTGACCACGGAGCGACGCAAAGAATTGGTGAAAACTGCCGCCAAAATTGCTGAAGGGGGCAAAGTTGCCATTCGCAACATCCGCCGCGATGCCATTGACCACATCAAAAAGGCGGGTAAAGCCGGAGAACTCACCGAAGATGAAGTCAAGGATTTGCAAGAGAAAGTGCAAAAGCTCACCGACAAGTACATCGGCAAAATTGACGCCCTCCTTGCCGAAAAAGAAAAGGATATTATGACCGTATAG
- the pyrH gene encoding UMP kinase, with protein MNPKYRRVLLKLSGEALMGNLNYGIDPKVVQAFASEIAQVVQAGVQTAIVVGGGNIFRGMKGAAAGMDRATADYIGMIATVMNAMTLQDALEQMNVPTRVQTAIAMQEVAEPYIRRRAIRHLEKGRVVIFGAGSGNPFFTTDTTAALRAAEIDAEVIFKATKVDGVYDADPHKNPNARRYRSLTYTHALTHNLAVMDSTAIALCKDNDIPIIVFSLETAGNIYRALIGEPIGTMVGGSCEIS; from the coding sequence ATGAATCCTAAATATCGCCGCGTATTGCTCAAATTGAGCGGTGAAGCCCTCATGGGCAACCTGAACTACGGCATTGATCCAAAAGTGGTGCAGGCATTTGCCAGTGAAATCGCTCAGGTGGTGCAGGCGGGAGTGCAAACCGCCATTGTGGTGGGGGGTGGCAATATCTTTCGTGGTATGAAAGGAGCGGCTGCTGGCATGGATCGGGCAACCGCAGACTACATCGGTATGATTGCCACGGTTATGAATGCCATGACCCTTCAGGATGCCCTTGAACAGATGAATGTGCCCACACGAGTGCAAACTGCGATCGCCATGCAGGAGGTGGCCGAACCCTATATTCGCCGCCGTGCCATTCGTCACCTAGAAAAGGGAAGGGTGGTGATCTTTGGGGCAGGGTCAGGCAATCCCTTTTTTACCACGGACACAACCGCGGCCCTGCGCGCTGCCGAAATTGATGCCGAAGTGATCTTCAAAGCCACTAAGGTCGATGGCGTCTATGACGCTGATCCCCACAAAAATCCTAACGCGCGTCGCTACCGTAGTCTCACCTACACCCACGCCCTCACCCATAACTTGGCGGTGATGGACAGTACAGCGATCGCGCTGTGTAAAGATAATGATATCCCCATTATTGTGTTTAGCTTAGAAACAGCCGGTAACATCTACCGCGCGTTGATTGGGGAACCCATTGGTACGATGGTTGGAGGCTCCTGTGAAATTAGCTGA
- the nblR gene encoding response regulator transcription factor NblR — translation MDLTSPPSRLLLVCADNHLSQRMGQDLQAAGYDPVIATTEKECHLACAEWQPALIIMDRYLGRLNSMELCQQLRQQGISLPILLMLESDRLEDRVAVLESGADDYLLLPYSPKSFLQMIQLYLKPPVTQSEVLRFDNLTLDLLTRRAERNGRIIDLTMKEYELLKFLMEHPREVLTREQILENVWGYDFLGESNVIEVYIRYLRLKIEPDGEKRLIHTVRGVGYVLREA, via the coding sequence ATGGATCTAACTTCTCCGCCTTCTCGTTTGCTTTTGGTCTGCGCTGACAACCACTTGTCGCAACGCATGGGGCAAGACCTTCAGGCAGCGGGTTACGATCCAGTGATTGCGACAACAGAAAAAGAATGTCACTTGGCCTGTGCTGAATGGCAGCCTGCCTTGATTATCATGGACCGCTATTTGGGACGGCTCAACAGTATGGAGTTGTGCCAGCAGCTGCGTCAGCAGGGGATCAGTCTGCCAATTCTACTAATGCTGGAGAGCGATCGCCTCGAAGATCGGGTCGCTGTCCTGGAGTCAGGGGCTGATGATTATCTATTGCTGCCCTACAGTCCCAAGTCTTTTCTCCAGATGATTCAGCTCTACCTGAAGCCACCGGTGACCCAAAGTGAGGTGTTGCGATTTGATAATTTGACCCTCGATTTATTGACGCGGCGAGCAGAGCGCAATGGGCGCATAATCGACCTTACGATGAAGGAGTATGAACTGCTGAAGTTTCTCATGGAGCACCCCCGCGAAGTCCTCACCCGTGAGCAAATTTTAGAAAACGTCTGGGGCTATGACTTTTTGGGTGAATCCAACGTCATTGAAGTCTATATTCGTTACCTGCGGTTAAAGATTGAACCCGATGGTGAAAAACGGTTGATTCACACAGTGCGAGGAGTGGGCTATGTTCTCCGTGAAGCCTAA
- a CDS encoding DUF192 domain-containing protein, producing MFSVKPKLRWLVLGLVTLGFLLGCQNLSQGDPATPPPRVGGIPQYLPITAKARIHDTWIQLEVARTPAQQQLGLMFRPELPGDRGMLFPMAAPHVASFWMKNCLIPLDLIFLRDGKVVAIAPAAPPCPTLPCPTYESGVPVDAVLELAGGRAAELGLKVNDPVEIQYLAP from the coding sequence ATGTTCTCCGTGAAGCCTAAGTTACGCTGGCTGGTTCTGGGATTGGTGACGTTGGGGTTCCTCCTAGGGTGTCAAAACCTGAGCCAAGGGGATCCAGCAACCCCGCCTCCAAGGGTTGGCGGCATTCCCCAATATCTACCGATTACGGCCAAGGCGCGCATTCACGATACCTGGATTCAATTGGAAGTGGCGCGCACGCCAGCCCAGCAGCAGTTGGGCTTGATGTTTCGCCCAGAATTGCCGGGCGATCGCGGCATGCTGTTTCCGATGGCTGCGCCCCACGTGGCCAGCTTCTGGATGAAAAATTGCCTCATCCCCCTCGACTTGATTTTTCTTAGGGATGGGAAAGTGGTAGCGATCGCCCCCGCCGCCCCCCCTTGCCCAACCCTCCCTTGCCCCACCTATGAATCTGGGGTTCCCGTGGATGCGGTTTTAGAGCTGGCGGGTGGCCGCGCCGCTGAATTGGGGCTCAAGGTCAATGACCCTGTAGAGATACAGTACTTGGCGCCTTGA
- the clpB gene encoding ATP-dependent chaperone ClpB, whose translation MQPTDPTKFTDKAWEAIVKSQDVAREYRSQYLETEHVMIALLREEGLGQLIFERADIDTEWVLKRLMDFAKQQPRVLAGSELYCGRSLDALLDEADRLRQEQGDQFISIEHLLLAFVGDRRIGQRLFRALNCDREQLAAAVKAIRGAQKVLDQNPENKYAALEKYGRDLTEAARQGKLDPVIGRDEEIRRVIQVLSRRTKNNPVLIGEPGVGKTAIAEGLAQRIINGDVPESLKNRRLISLDLGSLVAGAKFRGDFEDRLKAVLHEVTHSDGQIVLFIDELHTVVGAGANQNSSMDASNLLKPMLARGELRCIGATTLDEYRKYIEKDAALERRFQQVYIGQPSVEDTISILRGLKDRYEIHHNVKITDSALVAAAMLSDRYISDRYLPDKAIDLVDEAAAKLKMEITTKPAELEALERRLRQLEMERLSLKQEENLPLSQAPLQATRDRLQRIEAEIAQLQPRQQAMQARWQAEKELLERINSLKEEEDQVKLQIEQAERDYNLNKAAQLKYGRLETLQRELEATEAQLLELQAAGGTFLRDQVTEADIAEIVAKWTGIPLQKLMASERQKLLQLEQVLHQRVIGQTDAVAAVAAAIRRARAGMKDPARPIGSFLFMGPTGVGKTELARALAEALFDDENALVRIDMSEYMEKHAVSRMIGAPPGYVGFDSGGQLTEAIRRRPYAVVLFDEVEKAHPEVFNVLLQVLDDGRITDSQGRTVDFRNTVIIMTSNLGSEHILDLAGDDSRYEEMRQRVLQSAQKYFRPEFLNRIDDVILFHGLGRTELAQIAQIQLRRVEKLLADQKIHLRLTPVALDHLVAVGFDPVYGARPLKRAIQRELENPLAVKLLEEVFTPGDTILVDLVGSELTFSAVSPAATGDRATVTAS comes from the coding sequence ATGCAACCAACGGATCCAACAAAGTTTACTGATAAGGCATGGGAAGCCATTGTTAAGTCCCAAGATGTGGCACGGGAATATCGCAGCCAATATCTGGAAACAGAGCACGTCATGATTGCCCTACTGCGGGAAGAGGGATTAGGGCAACTGATCTTTGAGCGGGCAGATATTGACACCGAATGGGTGCTCAAGCGGCTGATGGATTTTGCCAAGCAACAGCCCCGCGTTCTCGCAGGCAGCGAACTCTACTGTGGTCGTAGTTTGGATGCACTCCTTGATGAGGCCGATCGCCTGCGCCAAGAGCAAGGGGATCAATTCATTTCCATTGAGCATCTTTTACTGGCTTTTGTGGGCGATCGCCGGATCGGTCAACGCCTTTTCCGTGCCTTAAATTGCGATCGCGAGCAGTTGGCTGCTGCCGTCAAAGCCATTCGCGGTGCTCAAAAAGTCCTAGATCAAAACCCTGAAAACAAGTACGCCGCCCTTGAAAAATACGGGCGCGATCTCACCGAAGCCGCCCGCCAAGGCAAATTGGATCCCGTCATTGGCCGCGACGAAGAAATCCGCCGCGTGATTCAAGTTCTCTCCCGCCGTACCAAAAACAATCCCGTTCTCATTGGTGAACCCGGCGTGGGCAAAACCGCCATTGCCGAGGGCCTGGCTCAGCGGATCATCAATGGGGATGTACCGGAATCCCTGAAAAATCGGCGGCTCATTTCCCTAGATCTCGGGAGTCTGGTTGCAGGCGCCAAGTTTCGCGGTGATTTTGAAGATCGCCTCAAGGCTGTGCTCCATGAGGTCACCCATTCCGATGGCCAAATTGTCCTCTTTATTGATGAACTGCATACGGTTGTCGGTGCCGGCGCCAATCAAAACTCCTCGATGGATGCCAGCAACTTACTCAAACCGATGTTGGCACGGGGAGAGCTACGCTGCATTGGCGCTACCACCCTAGATGAATATCGCAAATACATTGAGAAAGATGCTGCCTTAGAACGCCGCTTTCAGCAGGTGTATATTGGCCAGCCCAGTGTTGAGGATACGATCTCCATTTTGCGCGGCCTCAAGGATCGCTATGAAATTCACCACAACGTTAAGATCACCGATTCGGCATTGGTGGCCGCGGCGATGCTTTCGGATCGGTATATTAGCGATCGCTACCTCCCCGATAAGGCCATTGACCTGGTGGATGAGGCAGCCGCCAAACTCAAAATGGAAATTACCACCAAGCCCGCTGAACTGGAAGCCCTTGAGCGGCGCCTGCGGCAACTAGAAATGGAGAGACTCTCCCTCAAACAGGAAGAAAACCTGCCCTTGAGCCAAGCACCACTACAGGCCACGCGCGATCGCCTGCAGCGCATCGAAGCAGAAATTGCCCAACTGCAACCGCGACAACAGGCTATGCAAGCCCGCTGGCAAGCAGAAAAAGAACTGCTAGAGCGCATCAACAGCCTCAAGGAAGAAGAAGACCAAGTGAAGCTGCAAATTGAGCAAGCAGAGCGGGACTACAACCTCAACAAAGCCGCGCAACTCAAATATGGTCGTTTAGAAACCCTGCAACGGGAACTGGAGGCCACAGAAGCACAACTTTTGGAACTTCAGGCCGCAGGTGGCACCTTCTTGCGCGATCAAGTCACCGAGGCTGACATTGCCGAAATTGTTGCCAAGTGGACGGGAATTCCCCTGCAAAAACTCATGGCCTCAGAACGCCAAAAACTCCTGCAGCTGGAACAAGTCCTCCATCAGCGGGTGATTGGTCAAACCGATGCCGTGGCCGCCGTGGCCGCGGCCATCCGCCGCGCCCGAGCTGGCATGAAAGACCCTGCCCGTCCCATTGGTTCATTCCTCTTTATGGGACCCACAGGCGTTGGCAAAACGGAACTGGCCCGTGCCCTTGCCGAAGCCCTTTTTGATGATGAAAATGCCTTGGTGCGCATTGATATGTCGGAGTACATGGAAAAACATGCCGTCTCCCGCATGATTGGCGCACCGCCGGGATATGTTGGCTTTGACAGTGGCGGTCAACTCACCGAAGCCATCCGCCGTCGTCCCTATGCCGTGGTTCTATTTGACGAGGTAGAAAAAGCCCATCCCGAAGTCTTTAATGTACTCTTGCAGGTGCTGGATGATGGCCGCATTACTGATTCCCAAGGGCGGACGGTGGACTTCCGCAATACCGTGATCATTATGACCAGTAACCTGGGCAGCGAGCATATCTTAGATTTGGCGGGGGATGACAGCCGCTATGAGGAAATGCGCCAACGGGTGCTCCAAAGTGCCCAAAAGTATTTTCGCCCCGAATTTCTCAACCGCATTGATGACGTGATCCTCTTCCACGGGCTCGGGCGAACTGAACTAGCTCAGATTGCCCAAATTCAACTGCGACGGGTGGAAAAACTCCTTGCGGATCAAAAAATTCACCTGCGCCTCACCCCAGTAGCGCTCGATCATTTAGTGGCGGTGGGCTTTGATCCAGTCTATGGGGCACGTCCCCTAAAGCGCGCCATTCAACGGGAATTGGAGAACCCCCTGGCCGTGAAGCTTCTGGAGGAGGTCTTTACCCCTGGCGATACGATTTTGGTGGATTTGGTGGGTAGTGAGTTGACCTTTAGTGCAGTCAGCCCTGCGGCGACAGGCGATCGCGCCACCGTCACCGCCTCCTAA